A window of the Spirochaetota bacterium genome harbors these coding sequences:
- a CDS encoding putative toxin-antitoxin system toxin component, PIN family translates to MKIVLDTNVLVAGALNPRGTPANILNLILNEEVTLCYDDRIINEYRRVLKRDKFTLDPGAVDILVIHIEDRGERTDAKPLAVAINDPDDVMFYEVLKSSGADFLVTGNTKHFKQIKDKRIVTPAVFMAKYFEADELSPPS, encoded by the coding sequence ATGAAGATAGTACTGGACACCAACGTGCTGGTCGCGGGAGCTCTCAATCCCCGCGGCACGCCTGCTAACATATTGAACCTGATACTGAATGAAGAAGTAACCCTATGCTACGATGACAGGATTATCAACGAGTACCGCCGCGTGTTGAAGCGGGACAAATTTACATTAGATCCCGGCGCGGTAGATATTCTTGTAATCCACATCGAGGACCGCGGTGAGCGCACTGACGCGAAACCGCTTGCCGTCGCAATAAACGATCCAGACGACGTCATGTTTTATGAAGTGTTGAAATCTTCAGGGGCGGATTTCCTGGTAACGGGAAACACCAAGCACTTCAAACAGATAAAAGACAAACGGATCGTCACACCTGCCGTATTCATGGCAAAATATTTCGAAGCTGATGAACTGTCACCACCGAGTTAA